A part of Candidatus Electrothrix aestuarii genomic DNA contains:
- a CDS encoding HAD-IA family hydrolase, whose amino-acid sequence MLEIKECAENQEQVCGNKIGHSLSWDEIETVMLDMDGTLLDKHFDDYFWEVYLPEHYSLLHNISVEEASRELRARYQSVENSLQWADLEYWSHTLELDLPELKLRINHLIGVHPYVVEFLEFCLKKRKKLYLVTNAHSKALSIKLEKTAIGAWFDRVICAEEVGFAKEEPQFWPRLQEVLGFSPATTLLVDDTEKVLRVADTFGLGHLIHVARSSSRRPSCYSTEYPSIDYFKELIR is encoded by the coding sequence ATGCTGGAAATAAAGGAATGCGCTGAAAATCAGGAACAAGTGTGTGGAAATAAAATAGGACACAGCCTGTCCTGGGATGAGATTGAGACCGTCATGCTGGACATGGACGGTACCTTGCTGGATAAGCATTTTGATGATTATTTCTGGGAAGTGTATCTACCGGAACATTACAGCCTGTTGCATAATATCTCGGTCGAAGAGGCGAGCCGGGAGCTCCGAGCCCGTTATCAGTCTGTGGAGAATTCTTTACAATGGGCTGATCTTGAATATTGGTCGCATACCTTGGAGCTCGATTTGCCGGAACTGAAGCTACGGATTAACCATCTTATAGGGGTACATCCCTATGTGGTAGAGTTTCTGGAGTTTTGCCTGAAGAAGCGGAAAAAGCTGTATTTAGTGACCAATGCGCACTCCAAGGCTTTATCCATCAAGTTGGAGAAAACCGCCATCGGAGCGTGGTTTGATAGGGTCATTTGTGCTGAAGAAGTTGGTTTTGCAAAAGAGGAACCGCAATTCTGGCCTCGTTTGCAGGAAGTACTGGGCTTTTCTCCGGCGACAACCCTGCTTGTTGATGATACGGAAAAGGTACTTCGGGTGGCCGATACCTTTGGGTTGGGCCATTTAATCCATGTTGCCCGCTCAAGTAGTCGGCGTCCGTCCTGCTATTCGACAGAATATCCGTCCATTGATTATTTTAAAGAGTTAATTCGGTAG
- the pgl gene encoding 6-phosphogluconolactonase: MVELFFQDSETLVADLAGRIGQSLQEHIDAHGWASMAVSGGSTPKPLFKRLSTIDISWQDVVITLVDERWVAPSSPDSNQYLIYQYLLQGRAAAATFVGLKNFFPTAAQGARECELKLRKLARPFTVLVLGMGNDGHIASLFPGSPQLAAATGMHSGKICMALTPADAPYERMTLTLPAILDSQEIILHITGEKKKAVLAKAQEAGPAEELPIRFILRQQACPVTVYWAP; encoded by the coding sequence ATGGTAGAGCTTTTCTTTCAAGACTCGGAAACACTTGTTGCTGATCTGGCTGGGCGAATCGGCCAGTCTCTCCAAGAACATATTGATGCTCACGGATGGGCAAGCATGGCTGTTTCCGGTGGCTCCACTCCCAAGCCTTTATTTAAAAGGCTTTCCACGATAGATATTTCCTGGCAGGATGTGGTCATTACTCTGGTTGATGAGCGCTGGGTTGCACCCTCAAGTCCTGATTCTAACCAATACCTCATTTATCAGTACCTTTTGCAGGGTAGGGCTGCCGCAGCCACCTTTGTCGGGTTGAAAAATTTTTTCCCTACCGCTGCCCAAGGCGCAAGGGAATGTGAGTTGAAGTTGCGTAAGTTGGCCCGTCCTTTTACGGTGCTTGTCCTTGGTATGGGCAATGATGGGCACATAGCCTCCTTGTTTCCAGGTTCTCCCCAGCTTGCAGCGGCCACAGGCATGCATTCCGGTAAGATCTGTATGGCCTTGACACCTGCTGATGCGCCTTACGAGCGTATGACGCTTACCCTGCCCGCCATTTTGGATTCCCAGGAAATTATTCTCCATATTACAGGTGAGAAAAAGAAGGCTGTGCTGGCAAAGGCCCAAGAGGCAGGTCCGGCAGAAGAGCTACCCATCCGT